The following proteins come from a genomic window of Lolium rigidum isolate FL_2022 chromosome 5, APGP_CSIRO_Lrig_0.1, whole genome shotgun sequence:
- the LOC124651389 gene encoding protein LURP-one-related 8-like: protein MAKVHPNIAVPESPAGAVVEEEQQQPAVLTVWRKSLLFNCDGFTVFDATGGLAFRVDRYGSSSGSRHRRAEDVVLMDAAGKPLLTVRRKIKLSLSLGEHWVVYDGDASAADAKPLLSVRRHHVGLHRRASDKTLAHITPLGSSAEAAAYVVEGSYGRRSCAVRDARGGGAAALAEVRRKESVGDDVFRLVVSDHRIGAALSMGVVIALDQMFGGASSRTSLLPRSWSA from the coding sequence ATGGCAAAGGTGCACCCCAACATCGCCGTGCCAGAGTCGCCGGCAGGAGCTGTCGTCGAGGAAGAGCAGCAGCAGCCTGCGGTGCTGACGGTGTGGCGCAAGTCGTTGCTCTTCAACTGCGACGGCTTCACCGTCTTCGACGCCACCGGCGGCCTCGCCTTCCGCGTCGACCGCTACGGCTCCTCCTCCggcagccgccaccgccgcgccgaGGACGTCGTGCTCATGGACGCCGCGGGGAAGCCGCTACTCACCGTGAGGCGGAAGATCAAGCTCAGCCTCAGCCTGGGTGAACACTGGGTGGTGTACGACGGTGACGCGAGCGCCGCGGACGCGAAGCCGCTTCTCTCCGTGCGGCGCCACCACGTAGGCCTACACCGCCGCGCGTCCGACAAGACGCTGGCGCACATCACGCCGCTGGGATCctccgccgaggcggcggcgtaCGTGGTGGAGGGCTCGTACGGGCGGCGGAGCTGCGCGGTGCGGGACGCGCGCGGAGGCGGCGCCGCTGCGCTGGCGGAGGTGCGGCGGAAGGAATCGGTGGGGGACGACGTGTTCCGGCTGGTAGTGTCGGACCACCGCATCGGCGCAGCACTGTCCATGGGCGTGGTCATCGCCCTGGACCAGATGTTCGGCGGCGCCTCGTCCCGGACGTCGCTGCTGCCCAGGAGCTGGTCGGCGTAG